Proteins from a single region of Chroococcidiopsis sp. TS-821:
- a CDS encoding PAS domain S-box protein yields MNLSYPRLGYNLSLLAIALVVLVKLTLEPITQLDLGLVLFLTALTVNSWHNNLVLGLVAIASAAIVLWLLNYFLPTSQDFWQLASLGVIALPLSIVNLAVNYLERESAKVSEATITGVRDINKALEIAVECIARIDSQGRYITVNEAYARLLGYEPQDLIGKAWEITVHPQDVAKLTATYQQMLTTGKAEAEARGIRQDGSYFYKQVTLIKTSDRLNSFSGHYCFVKDITQRKQSEERLRLLESVVVNANDAIVITEAEPIQAPGPRILYVNEAFTRMTGYTLQEVVGKTPRLLQGAKTDRETLTRIRTTLQQWQSDVFELINYRKDGSEFWVELSIVPVADETGWYTHWISVQRDITQRKEVEAMLAKLLLREQQARIATEEASRMKDEFLAVVSHELRTPLNAMLGWSRLLQSRTLNEQTTARALATIERNAQAQAQLIEDLLDISRMMRGKLSLQCCPVNLKNVIEAAIDTIRLAAAAKDIQIHTVYKTNKSISGDGDRLQQVVWNLLSNAIKFSPRGGRVEITLAEQDTYIELNVSDNGQGIEPDFLPHIFEQFRQADSSSSRKQGGLGLGLAIVRNLVELHGGTISATSQGIGTGATFTVRLPFPRESQNEPPNIAPNPEFQSELGIKGLQVLIVDDEADARELLQIVLEQAGASVTAVGSVSEALNIIEQLQPDILLSDIGMPGEDGYSLIQKTKNLKTKSGKQLPVAAITAYARAEDRVRALQAGFQTHLPKPIDPTQLIAVVTTLAERTLS; encoded by the coding sequence ATGAATCTTTCCTATCCTAGACTAGGGTACAACCTATCCTTACTTGCGATCGCACTCGTTGTGCTCGTCAAACTCACTTTAGAACCAATAACCCAACTCGATTTGGGGTTAGTGTTATTTTTGACAGCACTGACAGTCAATTCTTGGCATAACAATCTCGTGCTAGGGCTAGTAGCGATCGCTTCCGCAGCGATAGTACTCTGGCTACTCAATTATTTTTTGCCTACTAGTCAGGACTTTTGGCAACTAGCGTCACTTGGAGTTATTGCTCTACCGCTGAGCATCGTTAATTTAGCTGTCAACTATTTGGAACGCGAGTCGGCAAAAGTTTCGGAAGCAACGATAACAGGAGTACGCGACATCAACAAGGCATTAGAAATTGCGGTAGAGTGCATCGCGAGGATCGATTCTCAAGGACGCTACATCACCGTGAATGAAGCTTATGCGCGCTTATTAGGCTACGAACCGCAAGACTTAATCGGTAAAGCATGGGAAATTACCGTTCATCCACAAGACGTTGCCAAACTGACTGCTACGTATCAACAAATGTTGACAACAGGGAAAGCAGAAGCCGAAGCACGCGGGATTCGCCAAGATGGCTCGTACTTTTACAAACAGGTTACGCTGATTAAAACCAGCGATCGCCTAAATAGTTTTAGCGGACATTACTGCTTTGTCAAGGATATTACTCAACGCAAGCAAAGCGAAGAACGACTGCGGCTATTAGAATCTGTCGTTGTGAATGCGAATGATGCGATTGTCATTACTGAAGCCGAACCAATTCAAGCTCCAGGTCCGCGCATTCTTTACGTCAACGAAGCTTTTACGCGCATGACGGGTTACACATTGCAAGAAGTTGTCGGTAAAACGCCACGCCTACTTCAAGGAGCAAAAACCGATCGAGAAACGTTAACGCGGATTCGGACAACCTTACAGCAATGGCAATCAGATGTATTTGAACTAATCAACTACCGCAAAGATGGCTCAGAATTTTGGGTAGAACTGAGTATCGTACCAGTTGCTGATGAAACTGGGTGGTACACGCATTGGATTTCTGTACAGCGCGATATTACCCAGCGAAAAGAAGTAGAAGCGATGCTAGCCAAATTATTACTACGCGAACAGCAAGCCCGGATCGCAACCGAAGAAGCAAGTCGGATGAAAGATGAGTTTCTTGCAGTTGTATCGCATGAGTTAAGAACACCACTCAATGCGATGCTTGGTTGGTCGCGATTATTGCAAAGTCGCACACTTAACGAACAAACTACCGCCCGCGCCTTAGCAACGATTGAGCGCAATGCTCAAGCACAAGCGCAACTGATAGAAGATCTTCTGGATATTTCCCGCATGATGCGTGGCAAGCTCAGCTTACAATGTTGCCCTGTCAATCTCAAAAATGTTATTGAAGCGGCGATAGATACAATTCGCCTGGCAGCTGCTGCAAAAGATATTCAAATTCATACTGTATATAAAACTAATAAGTCAATTTCTGGTGACGGCGATCGCCTACAACAAGTCGTCTGGAATTTGCTTTCCAATGCGATTAAATTTTCTCCTCGCGGTGGACGCGTAGAGATAACATTAGCCGAACAAGATACGTATATCGAACTCAATGTCAGCGATAACGGACAAGGTATCGAGCCAGATTTTCTCCCGCATATCTTTGAACAATTTCGTCAAGCTGATAGTAGCAGTAGTCGCAAGCAAGGCGGGTTAGGTTTAGGGTTGGCGATCGTCCGGAATTTGGTAGAACTGCACGGCGGTACAATTAGTGCAACAAGTCAAGGAATCGGCACAGGCGCAACTTTTACTGTCAGATTACCTTTTCCCCGCGAGAGCCAAAACGAGCCGCCTAATATTGCGCCTAATCCAGAATTTCAATCAGAATTAGGAATCAAAGGTTTACAAGTGCTGATTGTTGATGATGAAGCCGACGCGCGCGAACTTCTTCAGATTGTGCTAGAACAGGCGGGTGCAAGTGTTACCGCTGTTGGCTCTGTCAGTGAAGCTTTGAATATCATTGAACAATTACAACCAGATATCCTCTTGAGTGATATAGGAATGCCAGGGGAAGATGGCTACTCCTTGATACAAAAAACCAAAAACCTCAAAACGAAATCAGGAAAGCAACTTCCTGTAGCTGCCATTACGGCTTATGCGCGTGCGGAGGATCGAGTAAGAGCATTACAGGCAGGTTTTCAAACGCATTTACCTAAGCCTATAGATCCAACACAACTTATCGCAGTCGTGACAACGCTTGCAGAACGAACTTTATCTTAA
- the fni gene encoding type 2 isopentenyl-diphosphate Delta-isomerase, whose translation MNLPLSLSGQTQTRKAEHLRICLDEDVQFSQTTNGLERYRFIHCCLPEINRDEIDLGTQFLGKSLSYPLLISSMTGGTEFAGTINRRLAEVAQHYNMAMGVGSQRVALEKPQVATTFAVRSLAPDILLFANLGAVQLNYKYGLDECRRVVDALQADALILHLNPLQECIQSRGDTKFRGLLDKIEKLCSKLPVPVIAKEVGNGISAAMAKKLIDAGISAIDVAGAGGTSWAKVESERAENSLQRRLGMTFANWGLPTAECITSVREIAPEIPLIASGGLRHGLDVAKAIALGADLAGLALPFLQAAAESETVLYELVEVLIAEMTTVLFCTGTANLAEFKHSQVLQRV comes from the coding sequence GTGAACCTTCCTTTAAGCTTGTCAGGACAAACGCAAACACGGAAAGCAGAACACTTGCGCATTTGTCTCGATGAAGATGTCCAGTTTTCGCAAACGACGAATGGCTTAGAACGTTACCGCTTTATTCATTGTTGTTTACCTGAGATTAACCGCGATGAAATTGATTTGGGTACTCAGTTTTTAGGCAAATCGCTATCTTATCCGTTGTTAATTTCGTCGATGACAGGCGGGACAGAATTCGCGGGAACGATTAACCGTCGGCTTGCCGAAGTCGCGCAACATTATAATATGGCGATGGGCGTAGGTTCGCAGCGGGTGGCGCTCGAAAAACCACAAGTAGCTACAACTTTTGCAGTGCGATCGCTTGCACCAGATATTTTACTGTTTGCCAATTTGGGTGCAGTGCAACTTAATTACAAATACGGATTAGATGAGTGTCGGCGTGTTGTTGATGCGCTGCAAGCTGATGCTTTGATTTTGCACCTCAACCCCTTACAAGAATGCATCCAATCTAGAGGTGATACAAAATTTCGCGGTTTGCTTGACAAAATAGAAAAATTGTGTAGTAAGTTGCCAGTGCCAGTCATTGCCAAAGAAGTCGGAAATGGCATTTCTGCAGCTATGGCAAAAAAATTGATCGATGCAGGTATCAGTGCGATCGATGTTGCAGGTGCAGGCGGCACTTCTTGGGCAAAAGTAGAAAGCGAACGCGCCGAAAATAGCTTACAGCGTCGTTTAGGTATGACATTTGCCAATTGGGGTTTACCAACAGCAGAGTGTATTACAAGCGTTCGGGAGATCGCACCCGAAATTCCGTTAATCGCTTCTGGTGGTTTGCGTCATGGCTTAGATGTTGCTAAAGCGATCGCGCTTGGTGCCGATCTTGCCGGTTTAGCATTACCCTTTTTACAAGCTGCTGCCGAGTCAGAAACTGTGCTTTACGAGTTAGTCGAAGTCTTAATTGCCGAAATGACTACAGTTTTGTTTTGTACTGGCACAGCAAATTTAGCGGAGTTTAAGCATTCGCAAGTATTACAGCGCGTATAA
- the cysC gene encoding adenylyl-sulfate kinase, translating into MKHQGMTLWFTGLSGAGKTTISKAVEARLREQGYKVEVLDGDVVRENLTKGLGFSKADRDENIRRIGFVAQLLTRNGVIVIVSAISPYRAIRDEVRGKIGNFVEIYVNAPLAVCEERDVKGLYKKARAGEIKSFTGIDDPYEPPLNPEVECRTDRETLAESVEKVMAKLNEYVHVNNSVSKVA; encoded by the coding sequence ATGAAACACCAAGGAATGACTTTGTGGTTTACTGGGTTGAGTGGTGCTGGGAAAACAACAATTAGTAAAGCGGTAGAAGCAAGACTGCGCGAGCAGGGTTACAAAGTTGAAGTTCTCGATGGTGATGTTGTTCGAGAGAACCTAACAAAAGGTTTAGGATTTAGCAAAGCCGATCGCGATGAGAATATTCGTCGTATTGGTTTTGTGGCTCAATTGCTAACGCGCAATGGAGTAATTGTTATCGTTTCTGCTATTTCTCCTTATCGTGCAATTCGTGACGAAGTACGCGGTAAGATTGGTAACTTCGTAGAAATTTATGTCAACGCACCGTTAGCTGTGTGTGAAGAACGCGATGTTAAAGGATTGTACAAAAAAGCGCGCGCTGGAGAAATCAAGAGTTTTACAGGAATTGACGATCCTTACGAACCACCACTCAATCCTGAGGTAGAATGTCGCACAGATCGAGAAACGTTGGCTGAAAGCGTTGAAAAAGTGATGGCAAAGCTAAATGAATATGTTCATGTAAATAATAGTGTCTCGAAGGTTGCTTAG
- a CDS encoding DUF4385 domain-containing protein: protein MKFDYSLDFERIDFRSSPELYRVGKGEQGVLLVEPYKSEILPYWRFKTPEIAKESSAKIYEMFLNYLEQDDFVGADMARKFLQMGYTRSRRYANHKSGRKYKANPQKAGSPEAEKQARQEILPLDVDPIKAQSAAIFKEKWMLAKTNEKYLQLMEKHRQMYEQTK from the coding sequence ATGAAATTTGATTATTCTTTAGATTTTGAAAGGATTGATTTTCGTTCTTCGCCTGAATTGTATCGTGTTGGCAAGGGCGAGCAAGGAGTGTTGCTAGTAGAACCTTATAAATCAGAAATTTTACCCTACTGGCGCTTTAAAACTCCTGAAATTGCTAAAGAATCGAGCGCAAAAATTTATGAGATGTTTCTTAACTATCTCGAACAAGATGATTTTGTCGGCGCAGATATGGCGCGTAAGTTTTTGCAAATGGGCTACACGCGATCGCGTCGTTATGCCAATCATAAAAGTGGTAGAAAATACAAAGCTAACCCGCAAAAAGCAGGTTCTCCAGAAGCCGAAAAGCAGGCGCGCCAGGAAATATTACCTTTAGACGTCGATCCTATTAAAGCGCAATCAGCTGCAATTTTTAAGGAAAAATGGATGTTAGCAAAAACGAATGAAAAGTATTTGCAGCTCATGGAAAAACATCGACAGATGTACGAACAGACCAAGTAA
- a CDS encoding ion transporter gives MLLAKKVIGFYLEDIETPLGRFLNLTITGLVLLSSTIFVAETYSIPAELRIILDRLDSLIIGVFALEYSLRFWCAESKIKYFFSLYSLLDLLAILPFFLGLVDISFIRIFRWFRILRLVRFIQKIVLFERISGEDSVIFARILFTLFAIIFVYSGLIYQVEHPSNSDTFNTFLDAFYFSVVTMTTVGFGDVTPISQLGRLLTVLMILTGIALIPWQVGDLIKQFIKTSRQVQTVCPTCQLSLHDTDARYCKICGTKLEKNL, from the coding sequence ATGTTGCTAGCTAAAAAAGTTATTGGGTTTTATTTAGAAGATATTGAGACTCCACTGGGAAGATTTCTAAACTTGACAATCACAGGTTTAGTTTTACTGTCTTCTACTATTTTTGTTGCAGAAACCTACTCAATTCCTGCAGAATTAAGAATAATATTAGACCGTTTAGATAGTCTTATTATCGGGGTTTTTGCTTTAGAGTATAGCCTGCGGTTTTGGTGTGCTGAGTCCAAAATAAAATATTTTTTTAGTCTATATTCACTACTCGATCTTTTAGCTATTCTACCTTTTTTTCTAGGCTTAGTAGATATCAGCTTTATTCGAATTTTTCGTTGGTTTAGAATTTTAAGATTAGTTAGATTTATTCAAAAAATAGTTTTGTTTGAACGGATTAGTGGCGAAGATAGTGTTATTTTTGCTCGAATATTATTTACTTTATTTGCTATTATTTTTGTTTATTCTGGGCTAATTTATCAAGTCGAGCATCCAAGTAATTCTGATACTTTTAATACCTTCTTAGATGCTTTTTATTTTTCGGTTGTCACGATGACAACCGTTGGCTTTGGAGATGTCACTCCAATTTCCCAATTAGGGCGTCTTTTAACGGTATTGATGATTTTAACTGGTATAGCATTAATTCCTTGGCAGGTTGGCGATTTAATTAAACAATTTATCAAAACCAGTCGCCAAGTACAAACAGTTTGTCCTACTTGCCAATTATCACTTCACGATACTGATGCTCGCTATTGTAAGATTTGTGGCACAAAGTTAGAGAAAAATTTATAA
- a CDS encoding nucleoside deaminase — MSPEEYMRIALEEAKQGDAPYGAVIVKDNQVVAAAHNTVKRDSDPSAHAEMNVIRKLTSQIKNPSLAGCTIYTTGEPCPMCATVCVWAGVDEIVYAVSIEDLMKIDQAQINISCEEIIAKSSRDIKVTKGLLKEECLALFNK, encoded by the coding sequence ATGTCTCCAGAGGAGTATATGCGAATTGCCTTAGAAGAGGCAAAACAAGGCGATGCACCCTACGGTGCGGTCATAGTTAAAGATAATCAGGTAGTAGCAGCAGCACACAATACAGTCAAACGCGATAGCGATCCATCTGCTCATGCAGAAATGAATGTTATTCGCAAGCTGACATCTCAAATTAAAAATCCATCGTTAGCAGGATGTACAATTTATACGACAGGTGAACCTTGTCCTATGTGTGCTACAGTTTGCGTTTGGGCTGGTGTAGATGAAATCGTCTACGCAGTCTCTATTGAAGATTTAATGAAGATCGATCAAGCGCAAATTAATATATCTTGTGAGGAAATTATCGCTAAGAGTTCTAGAGATATTAAGGTTACTAAAGGATTACTAAAAGAAGAGTGTTTAGCGTTATTTAATAAGTAG
- a CDS encoding response regulator transcription factor codes for MIRLVLVDDQHLIRQGLKALLELEPDLQVVGEAENGQAAMQLLQILQPDVILMDVRMPVMDGVAATREITQRFPKIKVLVLTTFDNDEYVAAALRNGAMGYLLKDTPSEELAAAIRAVYKGYTQLGPGLVEKIIAKVPEPSAITPTGWSELTPREREVLRLIAAGESNREIAQTLHISEGTVKNHVTSILNRLSLRDRTQAAIFANSFLHRQEPDIKS; via the coding sequence ATGATTCGCCTCGTACTCGTTGACGATCAACATCTCATTCGTCAAGGTTTAAAAGCTTTACTAGAATTAGAGCCAGATTTGCAGGTTGTGGGCGAAGCAGAAAATGGACAAGCTGCAATGCAGTTGTTACAAATATTACAACCTGATGTAATCCTTATGGATGTGCGAATGCCAGTTATGGATGGTGTCGCTGCCACCCGCGAAATTACGCAGCGTTTTCCTAAAATAAAGGTGCTTGTCTTAACGACTTTTGATAATGATGAATATGTCGCGGCTGCACTCCGCAATGGAGCGATGGGCTATTTACTCAAAGATACACCTTCAGAAGAGTTAGCCGCAGCCATTCGGGCAGTTTATAAAGGTTATACTCAACTTGGACCTGGCTTGGTTGAGAAAATTATTGCGAAAGTGCCAGAACCTTCAGCAATAACGCCCACGGGCTGGAGCGAACTTACACCCAGAGAACGCGAGGTGTTACGATTAATTGCAGCTGGCGAAAGTAACCGCGAAATTGCCCAAACACTACATATCTCAGAAGGAACTGTCAAAAACCACGTCACGAGTATTTTGAATCGACTGTCCTTACGCGATCGCACGCAAGCCGCAATTTTTGCTAACTCTTTTTTACACCGTCAAGAACCTGATATCAAAAGTTAA
- a CDS encoding sensor histidine kinase: MSRPIQIRTHPLPFLLLLEWLLLFAVAITEALSIHFRRFHNLPSLTIISLVCFGLLGLRMPTGKLIHKILYTGLEILLILLTGIVSGRGIRLFPFLYIILVIRSCLIFQRPGRIVITSLSFVLFILTLIHRFQYVPDVPVLQERLRFTLLSFALSFGLSLVFVLLLMNAVLAERQMREKLAIANEQLRQYALRIEDQATLQERNRIARDIHDSLGHSLTALNLQLETALKLWQSNPAKAQTFLTQAKNLGSQALREVRQSVSAMRSDPLHGQSLETAIAALVAEFRSSTGFSPTYQISLQHPISVEVQTAVYRITQEALTNIWKHAAANAVRIDIQTTAKSLHWKIQDNGKGFVLNQNTTGFGLQSMRDRVLALKGEFQIKSTPGAGCCISATIPLPRLVA, encoded by the coding sequence ATGAGTCGTCCAATCCAAATTCGTACGCATCCTTTACCGTTTTTATTATTGTTAGAGTGGCTGCTTTTGTTTGCAGTTGCAATTACAGAAGCGTTATCAATTCATTTTCGCCGCTTTCATAACTTGCCGTCTTTAACGATTATTAGTTTAGTATGTTTTGGATTACTCGGCTTGCGAATGCCTACAGGAAAACTAATACACAAGATACTTTATACCGGGTTAGAAATTTTATTGATTCTTTTAACTGGGATTGTTAGCGGAAGAGGAATTCGGCTGTTTCCATTTCTTTATATTATTCTTGTTATTCGTAGTTGTCTTATCTTTCAACGACCAGGACGAATTGTTATAACAAGTTTATCGTTTGTCTTATTTATCCTTACTTTAATTCATCGCTTTCAATATGTTCCTGATGTTCCGGTGTTACAAGAGCGTTTGCGATTTACGTTGTTGAGTTTTGCGCTTTCGTTTGGATTAAGTTTAGTATTTGTGTTGCTGTTAATGAATGCTGTGCTAGCAGAACGACAAATGAGAGAAAAATTGGCGATCGCCAACGAGCAACTGCGACAATATGCACTGCGGATCGAAGATCAAGCAACGCTACAAGAACGCAACCGAATTGCACGCGACATCCACGACTCGCTTGGACACTCTTTGACAGCTTTAAACTTACAGCTAGAAACCGCGTTGAAATTATGGCAATCTAACCCTGCAAAAGCACAAACTTTCTTGACGCAAGCTAAAAACTTGGGTTCGCAAGCGCTACGCGAGGTGCGACAATCTGTATCAGCGATGCGCTCCGACCCGTTGCACGGTCAATCTTTGGAAACGGCGATCGCGGCTTTAGTTGCTGAATTTCGCAGTTCTACAGGATTTTCTCCAACTTATCAGATATCGCTGCAACATCCGATTTCTGTTGAAGTGCAAACTGCTGTGTACCGCATTACACAAGAAGCACTCACGAATATTTGGAAACACGCAGCCGCAAACGCAGTCAGAATTGATATCCAAACAACCGCAAAATCATTACACTGGAAAATCCAAGATAATGGTAAAGGATTTGTGTTAAATCAGAATACTACGGGATTTGGGCTGCAAAGCATGCGCGATCGCGTCCTCGCATTAAAAGGAGAATTTCAAATCAAAAGCACGCCTGGTGCTGGTTGTTGTATTTCAGCAACAATTCCTTTGCCGAGGTTAGTTGCATGA
- a CDS encoding P pilus assembly/Cpx signaling pathway, periplasmic inhibitor/zinc-resistance associated protein — MASRSKKVKFMSLFAGAVALSTVFAPLAVNAQPAAPQVGQRAGAGRGMGKMAGIELSAEQQAQMEQIRNETRAQIEAVLTPEQRQQWQAATQNGQRRRGAMAGLNLSEAQRTQIRQIMQSSKERVTAVLTPEQRQQIEQRRQQWRQQRQQRNQQPTQQ, encoded by the coding sequence ATGGCGTCGCGATCGAAAAAAGTAAAATTCATGTCGCTGTTTGCAGGTGCAGTAGCACTTTCTACCGTTTTCGCACCTTTAGCAGTTAATGCACAACCTGCCGCACCTCAAGTAGGGCAGCGTGCTGGTGCAGGTAGAGGTATGGGCAAAATGGCAGGAATTGAACTTTCTGCAGAACAACAAGCCCAGATGGAACAAATCCGCAACGAAACGCGCGCTCAAATCGAAGCTGTTCTTACCCCTGAACAACGCCAGCAATGGCAAGCAGCAACTCAAAACGGGCAACGACGACGCGGTGCAATGGCTGGCTTAAATCTATCGGAAGCGCAAAGAACTCAAATTCGCCAGATTATGCAATCTTCGAAAGAGCGCGTCACAGCAGTTCTCACTCCCGAACAACGCCAGCAAATTGAGCAAAGAAGGCAGCAGTGGCGTCAACAGCGTCAGCAACGCAATCAGCAACCAACACAACAATAA
- a CDS encoding sirohydrochlorin chelatase yields MPTINTLTSTLPKNPVSKIELPPLPLRRPLLMVGHGTRDAAGRQSVLDFAAAYQALDTSRPVIPCFLELTGPTIQEGVDQCVAQGYTELSVLPILLFAARHNKFDVTNELDRARQRHPQVKFHYGRHFGITPRIIDLWRSRLAEVDEPQYDRADTVLLFVGRGSSDPDANGDVYKLARILWEGSGYQTVETCFIGITHPRLEEGFRRARLYQPKRIIVLPYFLFTGLLVKKIFDITAQQQAQYPEIAITCLPEMGLHPQLFSILRDREIETQLGNVQMNCEMCKFRLAALKSCDREHNHHHHHHHHSHEHSHSEVDPYVELEQYHQKIWQVP; encoded by the coding sequence ATGCCTACGATTAATACTCTTACTTCCACCCTACCAAAAAACCCAGTTAGTAAAATAGAACTACCCCCTTTACCATTGCGTCGCCCGTTGCTCATGGTTGGTCACGGTACCAGAGATGCAGCAGGGCGACAAAGCGTTTTAGACTTTGCAGCTGCCTATCAAGCGTTAGATACTTCTCGACCTGTTATCCCTTGTTTTTTAGAACTAACAGGTCCAACGATTCAAGAAGGCGTCGATCAGTGTGTTGCGCAAGGGTATACTGAACTTTCTGTCTTACCCATTTTGTTATTTGCGGCGCGGCATAATAAGTTTGATGTTACCAATGAACTTGACCGCGCGCGCCAACGCCATCCCCAGGTGAAATTTCACTACGGACGGCATTTTGGCATTACACCAAGAATTATCGATTTGTGGCGATCGCGTCTAGCTGAAGTTGACGAGCCTCAGTACGATCGCGCCGATACAGTTTTATTATTTGTCGGGCGCGGTTCGAGCGATCCTGATGCTAATGGCGATGTTTATAAACTTGCGCGTATTCTTTGGGAAGGTAGTGGTTATCAAACCGTAGAAACCTGTTTTATTGGTATTACCCATCCACGCCTCGAAGAAGGTTTCCGCCGCGCGCGACTTTACCAACCCAAACGCATTATTGTGCTTCCCTACTTTCTCTTTACGGGATTATTAGTCAAAAAGATCTTCGATATCACCGCACAGCAACAAGCACAATATCCAGAGATCGCTATTACCTGTCTTCCAGAAATGGGACTACATCCGCAGTTATTTTCGATTTTGCGCGATCGCGAAATTGAAACTCAACTAGGCAACGTGCAGATGAACTGCGAAATGTGCAAGTTTCGCCTTGCAGCCCTAAAAAGCTGCGATCGCGAGCACAACCACCATCATCACCATCACCATCACAGTCACGAACACTCACATTCTGAAGTAGATCCTTACGTCGAACTCGAACAATACCACCAAAAAATTTGGCAAGTTCCTTAA
- the sipA gene encoding regulatory protein SipA — MSKEFVIGETVRVVALPPYLKTADPMPMLRPPDVVQIGEEGTVVDRHPGGYWSVRFTRGTFLIDSQYIEATSSSNEPPSTSHLEQPTTSQIDTPPQTNEDGSP; from the coding sequence ATGTCTAAAGAATTTGTCATTGGTGAAACTGTACGTGTCGTAGCACTACCACCCTACTTAAAAACAGCCGATCCTATGCCAATGTTACGCCCGCCAGATGTGGTTCAAATTGGTGAAGAGGGCACTGTCGTAGATCGCCACCCAGGTGGGTACTGGAGCGTTCGCTTTACGCGCGGTACTTTTTTGATTGATAGTCAATATATTGAAGCGACTAGCAGTTCAAATGAGCCGCCATCAACTAGCCATTTAGAACAACCGACAACAAGTCAAATTGATACGCCACCCCAAACTAATGAAGATGGCAGTCCTTAA
- a CDS encoding peroxiredoxin: MLSRRCFLRAIACWCMALFLLFFASPSFAMGGKLPPLEQPAPEFTLPTNTGDGEIALADLRGKWVVLYFYPKDFTAGCTLEARRFQQDLPKYMARNAQIIGVSADSVDSHAEFCDSEGLKFPLLADTTGEVSKAYGSWLGSASVRHSFIIDPNGILRATFVKVNPAIHSTEVLSRLTELQATVF; the protein is encoded by the coding sequence ATGCTGTCTCGTCGCTGTTTTCTGCGCGCAATTGCCTGCTGGTGTATGGCACTATTTCTTTTGTTTTTTGCTTCACCTAGCTTTGCCATGGGTGGTAAACTTCCTCCACTTGAGCAACCCGCACCAGAATTTACTTTACCAACCAACACTGGAGATGGAGAAATTGCACTTGCTGATTTGCGCGGTAAGTGGGTTGTGTTGTACTTTTACCCTAAAGACTTTACCGCAGGTTGTACTTTAGAAGCGCGACGTTTTCAGCAAGATTTACCAAAATACATGGCGCGAAATGCTCAAATTATCGGTGTCAGCGCCGATTCAGTCGATTCCCATGCTGAGTTTTGTGACTCAGAAGGTTTAAAATTTCCTCTACTTGCGGATACGACAGGCGAAGTTAGTAAAGCCTATGGTTCTTGGCTAGGTAGTGCCTCGGTACGGCATAGTTTCATTATTGACCCAAATGGCATTCTCCGCGCAACTTTTGTCAAAGTCAATCCTGCAATTCACAGTACAGAAGTTCTAAGCCGTTTGACGGAATTACAAGCAACAGTGTTTTAA